ACTATCCTTCAGACTTCACAATCGGGGTATGTGCTGAGCGATATGGAAGGAAAAATCCTGGAGGTCAATGACGCGTATTGCCTGATGACAGGATACAGTAAAGATGAACTTCTTAAAATGCGTATAAAGGATTTTGAAGCGAACGAAAAACCCGAAGAGGTCCTCGCGCAGATAAATTCAGTCCGTGAAAAAGGCCATCTTCGTTTTGAACGCAGGAACCGCCGCAAGGACGGCACATTCTTTGAAATTGAAATCAGCACCACTTACCTGAATGTTGAAGGCGGACTGATGGTTGCTTTTATACAAGACATCACCGAGCGTAAAAAAGCGGAACAGTTGCTGCGAAATAGCCAAATTGAAACCGCGCGTAACCAGGCAATACGAACTGAACGTCAACGGTTATATAATGTACTTGAGACGTTACCGATTTATGTTGTTCTTCTTACAAAAGATTATCATGTGCCTTTCGCGAACAGGTTTTTCCGCGAGCGGTTTGGAGAATCGCGCGGGAAGCGCTGTTTTGAATACCTTTTTAACCGGTCTGAAGCCTGTGAAATTTGTGAAACTTATTCAGTCCTTAAAACCAATGCCCCCCATCACTGGGAATGGACAGGGCCTGATAACCGCAATTATGATATTTATGATTACCCTTTTACAGACTCAGATGGTTCCACTCTTATCCTGGAAATGGGTATAGACATTACCGATATAAAAAAGGCGCAGGAGGCGCTTAAAAAAATCAACGAGACCCTGGAACAGCGCGTGAAAGAGCGTGCCGCGGCGCTTCTCGAAAGCGAAAAAAGGTTAAACAGGGCGCAGGAAATATCACATCTCGGCGGCTGGGAACTGGACATCGTAAACAACCGGCTCTCATGGTCGGATGAAGTATATAGAATCTTCGGCTTTAAGCCCCGGGAATTCGCGGCAACTTACGAGGCTTTTCTTGACGCGGTCCATCCCGCCGACCGCGCCGCGGTTGATGCCGCGTATTCCGGTTCCATTCGCGAAGGAAGGGACACTTATGAAATTGAGCACAGGATTGTAAAAAAATCAAACGGGGAAATCCGCTTCGTCCATGAAAAGTGCGAACATATCAGGGACGCGTCCGGGAAAATTATCCGGTCGGTGGGAATGGTGCACGATATTACAGAAAGAAAAAAATCGGAAGACGCGCTTAAACGCGCTAATGAAAACCTTGAGCAATTCGCCTATGTCGCCTCCCACGACCTGCAGGAACCGCTGAGAACAATGTCGAGTTATTCCCAACTGTTATCGCAGAGGTATAAAACAAAACTTGATTCGGACGCGGATGATTTTATCAACTTTATAACGGACGCCGCGGGCCGCATGCAAAAACTTATTGTGGACCTTCTTGCTTACTCCCGTATAGGCCGGGTTGACACGCTGAAAGAGGATGTTGACTGCAATTCTGTTCTCGGCAAAGTCGTCACGATTTTAAGCTCTGTCATAGAGGAAACAGGAACTGTTATAACCAATGACCCGCTGCCTGTATCAGTATGCAGTGAAAGTAATTTTATACAACTTTTTCAGAACCTTATTTCGAACGCCATAAAGTTTCGGGGAAAAAATGCGCCTCATATACATATCAGCGCTAAAAAACACGTAAATGAATGGCTGTTTTCAGTCAGGGATAACGGCATAGGAATCGATGAGAAATACAGGGATAAAATATTTTTAATATTTCAGCGCCTCCACGGCAGGGACAAATACCCTGGAACAGGCATAGGCCTTTCAATTTGCAAAAAAATTGTGGAGACGCACGGCGGCCGTATCTGGGTGGAATCACAGGTTGGAAAAGGTTCAACATTTTATTTTACGATACCGGCAAATAAACAAGAAACCGTTTAAACCGTTCAAACGGTTCAAGCGGTTTAAACAGTTAAATATAAGGAGGCAGTAAACAATGAACGAAAATCATGTTAATCCGATAGAAATTCTTCTCGTGGAAGACAACCCGGCTGATGTGAGGCTTACGATTGAGACATTAAAAGAAGAGAAAATATGCAACAATGTTCATGTAGTAAGTGACGGCGAAGAAGCGC
The bacterium DNA segment above includes these coding regions:
- a CDS encoding PAS domain S-box protein → MSIRSKLIITFVVVASVPLLFISVLTFNNYKNSLEANRLIQLEDIVAFKTDKIETYFGRLKSEMEIAQSFYNIRKNIPVLSRFYDNPSAPEPISAKKTLDEQLRHIQSILRLFDIMLIDNEGRIIYTSSIKHHAKEISEPFSVNYEKAFTEGKNKIYFSDMFLSKTESGKPAMLVTAPARDLDGGFAGVIAFEVDMAPMYEIIRDVTGLGNTGETLIGKKINNHVVFLNPLRHDMQAAITRQIRVGEALGGPIQEAVKGKFGSGRLIDYRGKKVIAAWRHIPALDWGIVSKIDADEAFADAVNLRNTTIVILAIIFVLGVVMAFPIARSISGPIKRLSIGAEIIGGGNLDYKVSDNSKDEIGQLSRAFDKMTSDLKKTIASRDELDREIATRKKLEESLKLAALKYSTILQTSQSGYVLSDMEGKILEVNDAYCLMTGYSKDELLKMRIKDFEANEKPEEVLAQINSVREKGHLRFERRNRRKDGTFFEIEISTTYLNVEGGLMVAFIQDITERKKAEQLLRNSQIETARNQAIRTERQRLYNVLETLPIYVVLLTKDYHVPFANRFFRERFGESRGKRCFEYLFNRSEACEICETYSVLKTNAPHHWEWTGPDNRNYDIYDYPFTDSDGSTLILEMGIDITDIKKAQEALKKINETLEQRVKERAAALLESEKRLNRAQEISHLGGWELDIVNNRLSWSDEVYRIFGFKPREFAATYEAFLDAVHPADRAAVDAAYSGSIREGRDTYEIEHRIVKKSNGEIRFVHEKCEHIRDASGKIIRSVGMVHDITERKKSEDALKRANENLEQFAYVASHDLQEPLRTMSSYSQLLSQRYKTKLDSDADDFINFITDAAGRMQKLIVDLLAYSRIGRVDTLKEDVDCNSVLGKVVTILSSVIEETGTVITNDPLPVSVCSESNFIQLFQNLISNAIKFRGKNAPHIHISAKKHVNEWLFSVRDNGIGIDEKYRDKIFLIFQRLHGRDKYPGTGIGLSICKKIVETHGGRIWVESQVGKGSTFYFTIPANKQETV